A window of Garra rufa chromosome 16, GarRuf1.0, whole genome shotgun sequence contains these coding sequences:
- the pabir2 gene encoding protein FAM122B isoform X1, which produces MNNQGIMSQEKMELDLDIPSSLGQSDGHLRRSNSEPMINGLSDASQVFQREVLRSRRNSTTVVRPNVVPSSPVRVPSTRLQRIKQEEGVDVMNRETAHEREVQAAMQMSQSWEESLSLSDNDLEKSSSSSPKRIDFVPVSPAPSPTRGIGKKQCFSPSLQILVTSNGLTPSPVPSPTRRFSRRSQSPINCIRPGILGPLKRKSKLALMTLCSFNVVTTWMFKIKSFCGFTGEMETESQPKRLFQGTTNMLSTEVTHLPELSTCLSPDLLDGSLSSVGSSSDSPAKMEGVSPSSSNSPLTPLQDLSPK; this is translated from the exons ATGAACAATCAAGGAATCATGTCACAAGAGAAGATGGAGCTGGATCTGGACATCCCGTCGTCACTTGGTCAAAGCGATGGGCACTTGAGACGATCGAACAGCGAACCCATGATAAACGGCCTGAG TGATGCTTCACAGGTGTTCCAGAGAGAGGTTCTCCGCAGCAGAAGAAACAGTACTACTGTTGTTCGACCCAATGTG GTTCCATCTTCACCAGTACGTGTTCCTAGCACAAGACTGCAGAGGATCAAACAG GAAGAGGGTGTTGATGTGATGAACCGTGAAACTGCTCATGAACG AGAGGTGCAGGCAGCCATGCAGATGAGCCAGTCTTGGGAGGAGAGTCTTAGTCTG AGTGATAATGATCTCGAGAAATCTTCATCGTCATCTCCGAAGCGGATTGATTTTGTGCCTGTGTCTCCTGCTCCTTCGCCCACCAGAGGGATTGGAAAGAAG CAATGTTTCTCTCCGTCTCTTCAAATCCTGGTGACCAGTAACGGACTGACGCCCAGCCCCGTTCCTAGTCCAACACGCCGCTTCAG CAGGAGGAGTCAAAGCCCGATCAACTGCATCAGGCCTGGTATTCTGGGGCCTCTCAAACGCAAAAGTAAGTTAGCACTTATGACACTTTGTTCTTTCAATGTTGTTACAACTTGGATGTTTAAAATTAAATCTTTTTGTGGATTCACAGGTGAAATGGAGACAGAAAGCCAGCCCAAGAGACTCTTTCAGGGAACCACCAACATGCTGTCCACAGAAGTGACTCACTTGCCCGAACTTAGCACCTG TCTTTCTCCAGATCTTCTGGATGGGAGTCTCAGTAGCGTCGGCTCCTCCTCAGACTCACCCGCCAAGATGGAAGGAGTGTCGCCCTCCTCCAGTAACTCTCCTCTCACGCCCCTTCAGGACCTCTCCCCTAAGTGA
- the pabir2 gene encoding protein FAM122B isoform X3, with translation MNNQGIMSQEKMELDLDIPSSLGQSDGHLRRSNSEPMINGLSDASQVFQREVLRSRRNSTTVVRPNVVPSSPVRVPSTRLQRIKQEEGVDVMNRETAHEREVQAAMQMSQSWEESLSLSDNDLEKSSSSSPKRIDFVPVSPAPSPTRGIGKKQCFSPSLQILVTSNGLTPSPVPSPTRRFRRSQSPINCIRPGILGPLKRKSEMETESQPKRLFQGTTNMLSTEVTHLPELSTCSLSPDLLDGSLSSVGSSSDSPAKMEGVSPSSSNSPLTPLQDLSPK, from the exons ATGAACAATCAAGGAATCATGTCACAAGAGAAGATGGAGCTGGATCTGGACATCCCGTCGTCACTTGGTCAAAGCGATGGGCACTTGAGACGATCGAACAGCGAACCCATGATAAACGGCCTGAG TGATGCTTCACAGGTGTTCCAGAGAGAGGTTCTCCGCAGCAGAAGAAACAGTACTACTGTTGTTCGACCCAATGTG GTTCCATCTTCACCAGTACGTGTTCCTAGCACAAGACTGCAGAGGATCAAACAG GAAGAGGGTGTTGATGTGATGAACCGTGAAACTGCTCATGAACG AGAGGTGCAGGCAGCCATGCAGATGAGCCAGTCTTGGGAGGAGAGTCTTAGTCTG AGTGATAATGATCTCGAGAAATCTTCATCGTCATCTCCGAAGCGGATTGATTTTGTGCCTGTGTCTCCTGCTCCTTCGCCCACCAGAGGGATTGGAAAGAAG CAATGTTTCTCTCCGTCTCTTCAAATCCTGGTGACCAGTAACGGACTGACGCCCAGCCCCGTTCCTAGTCCAACACGCCGCTTCAG GAGGAGTCAAAGCCCGATCAACTGCATCAGGCCTGGTATTCTGGGGCCTCTCAAACGCAAAA GTGAAATGGAGACAGAAAGCCAGCCCAAGAGACTCTTTCAGGGAACCACCAACATGCTGTCCACAGAAGTGACTCACTTGCCCGAACTTAGCACCTG CAGTCTTTCTCCAGATCTTCTGGATGGGAGTCTCAGTAGCGTCGGCTCCTCCTCAGACTCACCCGCCAAGATGGAAGGAGTGTCGCCCTCCTCCAGTAACTCTCCTCTCACGCCCCTTCAGGACCTCTCCCCTAAGTGA
- the pabir2 gene encoding protein FAM122B isoform X5: MNNQGIMSQEKMELDLDIPSSLGQSDGHLRRSNSEPMINGLSDASQVFQREVLRSRRNSTTVVRPNVVPSSPVRVPSTRLQRIKQEEGVDVMNRETAHEREVQAAMQMSQSWEESLSLSDNDLEKSSSSSPKRIDFVPVSPAPSPTRGIGKKQCFSPSLQILVTSNGLTPSPVPSPTRRFRRSQSPINCIRPGILGPLKRKSEMETESQPKRLFQGTTNMLSTEVTHLPELSTCLSPDLLDGSLSSVGSSSDSPAKMEGVSPSSSNSPLTPLQDLSPK, translated from the exons ATGAACAATCAAGGAATCATGTCACAAGAGAAGATGGAGCTGGATCTGGACATCCCGTCGTCACTTGGTCAAAGCGATGGGCACTTGAGACGATCGAACAGCGAACCCATGATAAACGGCCTGAG TGATGCTTCACAGGTGTTCCAGAGAGAGGTTCTCCGCAGCAGAAGAAACAGTACTACTGTTGTTCGACCCAATGTG GTTCCATCTTCACCAGTACGTGTTCCTAGCACAAGACTGCAGAGGATCAAACAG GAAGAGGGTGTTGATGTGATGAACCGTGAAACTGCTCATGAACG AGAGGTGCAGGCAGCCATGCAGATGAGCCAGTCTTGGGAGGAGAGTCTTAGTCTG AGTGATAATGATCTCGAGAAATCTTCATCGTCATCTCCGAAGCGGATTGATTTTGTGCCTGTGTCTCCTGCTCCTTCGCCCACCAGAGGGATTGGAAAGAAG CAATGTTTCTCTCCGTCTCTTCAAATCCTGGTGACCAGTAACGGACTGACGCCCAGCCCCGTTCCTAGTCCAACACGCCGCTTCAG GAGGAGTCAAAGCCCGATCAACTGCATCAGGCCTGGTATTCTGGGGCCTCTCAAACGCAAAA GTGAAATGGAGACAGAAAGCCAGCCCAAGAGACTCTTTCAGGGAACCACCAACATGCTGTCCACAGAAGTGACTCACTTGCCCGAACTTAGCACCTG TCTTTCTCCAGATCTTCTGGATGGGAGTCTCAGTAGCGTCGGCTCCTCCTCAGACTCACCCGCCAAGATGGAAGGAGTGTCGCCCTCCTCCAGTAACTCTCCTCTCACGCCCCTTCAGGACCTCTCCCCTAAGTGA
- the pabir2 gene encoding protein FAM122B isoform X2, whose amino-acid sequence MNNQGIMSQEKMELDLDIPSSLGQSDGHLRRSNSEPMINGLSDASQVFQREVLRSRRNSTTVVRPNVVPSSPVRVPSTRLQRIKQEEGVDVMNRETAHEREVQAAMQMSQSWEESLSLSDNDLEKSSSSSPKRIDFVPVSPAPSPTRGIGKKQCFSPSLQILVTSNGLTPSPVPSPTRRFSRRSQSPINCIRPGILGPLKRKSEMETESQPKRLFQGTTNMLSTEVTHLPELSTCSLSPDLLDGSLSSVGSSSDSPAKMEGVSPSSSNSPLTPLQDLSPK is encoded by the exons ATGAACAATCAAGGAATCATGTCACAAGAGAAGATGGAGCTGGATCTGGACATCCCGTCGTCACTTGGTCAAAGCGATGGGCACTTGAGACGATCGAACAGCGAACCCATGATAAACGGCCTGAG TGATGCTTCACAGGTGTTCCAGAGAGAGGTTCTCCGCAGCAGAAGAAACAGTACTACTGTTGTTCGACCCAATGTG GTTCCATCTTCACCAGTACGTGTTCCTAGCACAAGACTGCAGAGGATCAAACAG GAAGAGGGTGTTGATGTGATGAACCGTGAAACTGCTCATGAACG AGAGGTGCAGGCAGCCATGCAGATGAGCCAGTCTTGGGAGGAGAGTCTTAGTCTG AGTGATAATGATCTCGAGAAATCTTCATCGTCATCTCCGAAGCGGATTGATTTTGTGCCTGTGTCTCCTGCTCCTTCGCCCACCAGAGGGATTGGAAAGAAG CAATGTTTCTCTCCGTCTCTTCAAATCCTGGTGACCAGTAACGGACTGACGCCCAGCCCCGTTCCTAGTCCAACACGCCGCTTCAG CAGGAGGAGTCAAAGCCCGATCAACTGCATCAGGCCTGGTATTCTGGGGCCTCTCAAACGCAAAA GTGAAATGGAGACAGAAAGCCAGCCCAAGAGACTCTTTCAGGGAACCACCAACATGCTGTCCACAGAAGTGACTCACTTGCCCGAACTTAGCACCTG CAGTCTTTCTCCAGATCTTCTGGATGGGAGTCTCAGTAGCGTCGGCTCCTCCTCAGACTCACCCGCCAAGATGGAAGGAGTGTCGCCCTCCTCCAGTAACTCTCCTCTCACGCCCCTTCAGGACCTCTCCCCTAAGTGA
- the mospd1 gene encoding motile sperm domain-containing protein 1 codes for MQQQSRQPDLVEGSLPVFVFPTELVFYADEQASHKQVLTLYNPYEFALKFKVLCTAPNKYAVVDATGAVKPQCCVDIVIRHRDVRACHYGVIDKFRLQVSEQSQRKALGRKEVMATLLPSAAQEQPQVRPQEEERRMKEQLADRVFFEQTAFQTESRTASGGPSLLTVLLGLVCMAALMLPTLGEQESTVPVYLHLSVNKKLVAAYVLGLLTMVILRT; via the exons ATGCAGCAGCAGAGTCGGCAGCCTGACCTAGTGGAGGGAAGCCTTCCAGTGTTTGTGTTCCCCACCGAGCTGGTGTTCTACGCAGATGAGCAGGCTTCACATAAGCAGGTGCTCACCCTCTACAACCCTTATGAGTTTGCACTTAAATTCAAAG TTTTGTGCACAGCGCCAAACAAGTATGCGGTGGTGGATGCCACTGGTGCTGTTAAACCGCAGTGTTGCGTGGATAT CGTGATCCGCCATAGGGATGTGCGGGCCTGTCATTACGGGGTGATTGATAAGTTCCGGCTGCAGGTGTCTGAGCAGAGTCAGAGGAAGGCTTTGGGCAGGAAGGAAGTGATGGCCACTCTGCTGCCCTCCGCCGCTCAGGAGCAGCCCCAGGTCCGGCCCCAGGAAGAGGAGCGCAGGATGAAGGAGCAGCTTGCTGACAGAGTCTTCTTTGAGCAGACTGCATTCCAGACAG AGAGCCGTACAGCGTCTGGGGGTCCCAGCCTCCTCACTGTCCTTTTAGGCCTGGTGTGTATGGCGGCCCTTATGCTCCCGACTCTGGGAGAGCAGGAATCCACAGTGCCTGTCTACCTCCACTTAAGTGTTAACAAGAAACTTGTAGCTGCTTATGTTTTAG GTCTTCTTACAATGGTTATTCTGCGCACTTGA
- the pabir2 gene encoding protein FAM122B isoform X4 produces the protein MNNQGIMSQEKMELDLDIPSSLGQSDGHLRRSNSEPMINGLSDASQVFQREVLRSRRNSTTVVRPNVVPSSPVRVPSTRLQRIKQEEGVDVMNRETAHEREVQAAMQMSQSWEESLSLSDNDLEKSSSSSPKRIDFVPVSPAPSPTRGIGKKQCFSPSLQILVTSNGLTPSPVPSPTRRFSRRSQSPINCIRPGILGPLKRKSEMETESQPKRLFQGTTNMLSTEVTHLPELSTCLSPDLLDGSLSSVGSSSDSPAKMEGVSPSSSNSPLTPLQDLSPK, from the exons ATGAACAATCAAGGAATCATGTCACAAGAGAAGATGGAGCTGGATCTGGACATCCCGTCGTCACTTGGTCAAAGCGATGGGCACTTGAGACGATCGAACAGCGAACCCATGATAAACGGCCTGAG TGATGCTTCACAGGTGTTCCAGAGAGAGGTTCTCCGCAGCAGAAGAAACAGTACTACTGTTGTTCGACCCAATGTG GTTCCATCTTCACCAGTACGTGTTCCTAGCACAAGACTGCAGAGGATCAAACAG GAAGAGGGTGTTGATGTGATGAACCGTGAAACTGCTCATGAACG AGAGGTGCAGGCAGCCATGCAGATGAGCCAGTCTTGGGAGGAGAGTCTTAGTCTG AGTGATAATGATCTCGAGAAATCTTCATCGTCATCTCCGAAGCGGATTGATTTTGTGCCTGTGTCTCCTGCTCCTTCGCCCACCAGAGGGATTGGAAAGAAG CAATGTTTCTCTCCGTCTCTTCAAATCCTGGTGACCAGTAACGGACTGACGCCCAGCCCCGTTCCTAGTCCAACACGCCGCTTCAG CAGGAGGAGTCAAAGCCCGATCAACTGCATCAGGCCTGGTATTCTGGGGCCTCTCAAACGCAAAA GTGAAATGGAGACAGAAAGCCAGCCCAAGAGACTCTTTCAGGGAACCACCAACATGCTGTCCACAGAAGTGACTCACTTGCCCGAACTTAGCACCTG TCTTTCTCCAGATCTTCTGGATGGGAGTCTCAGTAGCGTCGGCTCCTCCTCAGACTCACCCGCCAAGATGGAAGGAGTGTCGCCCTCCTCCAGTAACTCTCCTCTCACGCCCCTTCAGGACCTCTCCCCTAAGTGA